In the genome of Candidatus Nanopelagicales bacterium, one region contains:
- a CDS encoding cytochrome c oxidase subunit 4 has translation MKIEGGLFVGGTVFYLLTATVYWFWSGDVIGTTVLALTGGLAFLVAFYVLATSRRVYPRPEDRLDAEVEDADPEYGFYSPHSWWPLVTAFGAGLTVLGLIFAAWLVVLGASVVVLALVGWLFEYYRGDFAH, from the coding sequence GTGAAGATCGAGGGCGGGCTGTTCGTCGGCGGCACGGTCTTCTACCTGCTCACCGCGACCGTCTACTGGTTCTGGTCCGGGGACGTCATCGGGACCACGGTGCTGGCCCTGACCGGCGGTCTGGCGTTCCTGGTGGCCTTCTACGTCCTCGCGACCTCCCGCCGGGTCTACCCCCGCCCGGAGGACCGCCTGGACGCCGAGGTCGAGGACGCCGACCCGGAGTACGGCTTCTACAGCCCGCACTCGTGGTGGCCGCTGGTGACCGCCTTCGGGGCCGGCCTCACCGTCCTGGGTCTCATCTTCGCCGCCTGGCTGGTGGTGCTGGGTGCGTCGGTCGTGGTGCTCGCCCTCGTCGGGTGGCTGTTCGAGTACTACCGCGGCGACTTCGCCCACTGA
- a CDS encoding Ig-like domain-containing protein yields MPVRSLRAARPRSRRTAAVVAAGAAATLVVTGCAPGLSLVSAPVAAQSRAVISSELVGGTNVDVAQPIVVTSTDGRLTDVVVTGPKGPVPGSVSDDGSAWASDAQTMAFGATYTVQASAVDSRGVPTTLDGSFTTLVPEERLSGAVNPSEGSTFGVGMPIYVRFNHDVKNKKAVERNLKILTSNPVEGAWNWTSDDEVVFRPATYWPGNTQIVVKLALKGVKAAPGLYGTKTEKTRFQTGDSMVSKVNAAAHTLTVVKNGQVVRSFPVTTGKSGFETRSGVKVVLTKERSRIMDAATGGTSEGDPEYYRVEAEYAMRMTWSGEFLHAAPWSVGSQGSANVSHGCVGMSTANAQWLYDQTLVGDVVEVTGTSRTQDDGNGITVWNDSFEEWQEGSAFAGTPKAVVTTIPLTTNG; encoded by the coding sequence GTGCCGGTTCGGTCCCTTCGTGCTGCGCGCCCCCGCTCTCGGCGCACCGCCGCGGTCGTCGCCGCCGGAGCCGCCGCGACACTGGTCGTCACCGGGTGCGCCCCGGGGCTGTCCCTGGTGTCCGCGCCGGTCGCCGCCCAGTCCCGCGCCGTCATCAGCAGCGAGCTGGTGGGCGGCACCAACGTCGACGTCGCGCAGCCGATCGTGGTGACCAGCACCGACGGCCGCCTCACCGACGTGGTCGTGACGGGGCCCAAGGGACCGGTGCCCGGCTCGGTGTCCGACGACGGGTCCGCGTGGGCGTCCGACGCGCAGACGATGGCCTTCGGCGCCACCTACACGGTCCAGGCGTCCGCGGTGGACTCCCGTGGCGTCCCCACCACCCTGGACGGCTCCTTCACCACCCTGGTGCCCGAGGAGCGGCTGTCCGGTGCGGTGAACCCGTCCGAGGGCTCGACGTTTGGCGTCGGGATGCCCATCTACGTGCGCTTCAACCACGACGTGAAGAACAAGAAGGCCGTCGAGCGCAACCTCAAGATCCTCACGTCCAACCCGGTCGAGGGGGCGTGGAACTGGACGTCGGACGACGAGGTCGTCTTCCGGCCCGCGACGTACTGGCCGGGCAACACCCAGATCGTGGTCAAGCTGGCGCTCAAGGGCGTCAAGGCCGCCCCGGGGCTGTACGGCACCAAGACCGAGAAGACCCGGTTCCAGACCGGTGACTCGATGGTGAGCAAGGTGAACGCCGCGGCCCACACGCTCACGGTGGTGAAGAACGGGCAGGTCGTGCGCTCCTTCCCGGTGACCACCGGCAAGTCCGGCTTCGAGACCCGGTCCGGCGTCAAGGTCGTCCTCACCAAGGAGCGCTCCCGGATCATGGACGCCGCCACCGGCGGCACCAGCGAGGGCGACCCGGAGTACTACCGGGTCGAGGCCGAGTACGCCATGCGGATGACCTGGAGCGGGGAGTTCCTGCACGCGGCCCCCTGGTCCGTGGGGTCGCAGGGCAGTGCCAACGTCAGCCACGGCTGCGTCGGCATGAGCACCGCCAACGCGCAGTGGCTGTACGACCAGACCCTGGTCGGCGACGTCGTCGAGGTGACCGGCACCAGCCGGACCCAGGACGACGGCAACGGCATCACGGTGTGGAACGACTCCTTCGAGGAGTGGCAGGAGGGTTCGGCGTTCGCCGGCACCCCCAAGGCCGTCGTCACCACGATCCCGCTGACCACCAACGGCTGA